Proteins encoded together in one Drosophila albomicans strain 15112-1751.03 chromosome 2R, ASM965048v2, whole genome shotgun sequence window:
- the LOC117575253 gene encoding LOW QUALITY PROTEIN: replication protein A 70 kDa DNA-binding subunit (The sequence of the model RefSeq protein was modified relative to this genomic sequence to represent the inferred CDS: inserted 1 base in 1 codon) — protein sequence MAPIASLTTGIIARIMHGEDVPQPVLQILGIKRINTNSDQERYRLLMSDGKYYNSYAMLASQLNEMQQKGLLNENTIVRLDKYMTSMVGKEGSGKRVLIVTELTVLNSGAEVKSKIGDPVTYENAAKQDAAPKPAAAPAAPPATKKEQSYKNHNNNNTMESSMNSTLNTGLTHPIASLSPYQNKWVIKARVTSKTAIRTWSNARGEGKLFSMDLMDESGEIRATAFKEQCDKFYDLIEVDNVYFFSKCQLKPANKQYSQLKNDYEMTFTGETVVQLCDDADDGXYPEIKFDLIPISQIADMENKAAVDTIGICKDVGELQSFTSRTTNKEFKKRDLTLVDMSNAAVSLTLWGDEAVNFDGHVQPVILVKGSRINEFNGGKSLSVGGGSILKINPDMPEAHKLRGWFDNGGGDNISNLVSARTGGGSFSTDWVTLKEARMRNLGSGDKPDYFQCKAVVHIVKQENSFYKACPQAECNKKIVDEGNGQYRCERCNAAYPNFKYRLLVNMSIGDWTSNRWVTCFNEAGEQLLKHTAQEVGEALENDPATAEKMFADINFSSFIFKLRCKNEMYGDMTRNKLSVQSMTPINYKEYNKHLIKELKEMTGIGPSN from the exons ATGGCACCCATTGCAAGCTTAACAACGGGGATCATTGCT CGCATAATGCATGGCGAAGATGTCCCGCAACCAGTACTGCAAATTTTGGGCATTAAAAGAATCAACACGAACTCAGATCAGGAACGTTATCGTCTGCTAATGTCGGATGGCAAGTATTACAACAGTTATGCCATGCTGGCCAGTCAACTGAACGAGATGCAGCAAAAGGGACTCCTCAATGAGAATACAATTGTGCGGCTTGATAAGTACATGACTTCCATGGTGGGCAAAGAAGGCTCTGGCAA GCGTGTGCTTATTGTAACAGAGCTGACTGTCTTGAATTCGGGTGCCGAGGTTAAATCAAAGATTGGCGACCCGGTCACCTatgaaaatgcagcaaaaCAGGACGCTGCTCCAAAACCTGCTGCAGCTCCTGCTGCTCCACCCGCCACCAAAAAGGAACAATCCTACAAgaaccataacaacaacaatactatGGAGAGCTCAATGAATAGTACACTCAATACGGGCCTAACACATCCCATTGCCAGTCTGAGTCCGTATCAAAACAAATGGGTTATTAAGGCGCGCGTCACCTCAAAGACCGCCATTCGCACCTGGAGCAATGCTCGAGGCGAAGGAAAGCTTTTCAGCATGGACTTGATGGATGAATCGGGCGAAATACGTGCCACAGCTTTTAAGGAACAGTGTGACAAGTTTTATGATCTCATTGAGGTGGACAATGTCTATTTCTTCTCCAAGTGCCAACTTAAGCCGGCCAACAAGCAGTATTCGCAGCTCAAGAACGATTACGAGATGACCTTCACGGGCGAAACTGTTGTGCAGTTGTgcgatgatgctgatgatg GGTATCCCGAGATAAAGTTCGATTTGATACCCATCTCGCAGATTGCCGACATGGAGAATAAGGCGGCCGTGGATACCATTGGCATTTGCAAGGATGTGGGCGAGCTGCAGTCGTTCACATCGCGCACCACTAACAAGGAGTTCAAGAAACGTGATCTGACACTGGTGGACATGAGCAATGCAGCTGTCAGCCTGACATTGTGGGGTGATGAAGCTGTGAACTTCGATGGCCATGTTCAGCCAGTTATTTTGGTGAAGGGATCACGCATTAATGAGTTTAATGGTGGCAAAAGTCTCAGTGTTGGCGGCGGTTCGATTCTGAAGATTAATCCAGATATGCCAGAGGCACATAAACTGCGTGGTTGGTTTGACAATGGCGGCGGAGATAATATCAGTAATCTGGTCTCAGCACGAACTGGTGGCGGCAGCTTTAGCACCGATTGGGTGACTCTTAAGGAGGCGCGCATGCGCAATCTTGGCTCGGGCGACAAACCAGACTACTTCCAATGCAAGGCTGTTGTACACATTGTCAAGCAGGAGAATTCATTCTATAAGGCTTGTCCACAGGCGGAATGCAACAAGAAGATCGTGGATGAGGGTAATGGACAGTATCGCTGTGAGCGTTGCAATGCAGCGTATCCCAACTTTAAATACCGCTTGTTGGTTAAT ATGAGTATTGGCGATTGGACCTCAAATCGCTGGGTGACCTGTTTTAATGAGGCTGGCGAGCAGCTGCTAAAGCATACCGCCCAAGAAGTCGGCGAGGCATTGGAGAATGATCCTGCTACTGCAGAGAAAATGTTTGCCGACATTAATTTCTCATCATTCATATTTAAGCTGCGTTGCAAGAATGAAATGTACGGGGACATGACTCGAAACAAGTTGTCGGTTCAGTCAATGACTCCGATTAATTACAAGGAGTATAACAAACATTTGATCAAGGAATTGAAGGAGATGACAGGCATTGGACCTTCTAATTGA
- the LOC117576628 gene encoding transmembrane protein 104 homolog, which translates to MPSERERVVPVASASYSNLVGFIFIFNLIVGTGALTLPGVFAKAGWFLGLVVILLLAIMSYMTVTFIIEAMAGANAIKNWQNLQVRRRTRNSIGNSDDERDLESTPLIGSGAEESHYYQLTHKFELGEMASLFFNDFGRVLFYLCFIVYLFGDLSIYSAAVSRSLRDIICEHDRSNSSDISIVESKTMYQPGNFQSKGNHTCWKDHSISRIHMYRIILIAFNVIFGPIILCGIQKTKYLQMLTAIFRWLAFTFMICIATKLLITDGAKGHPVGVNFYGSPPLFGACVYSFMCHHSLPSLLAPLRNKSKVSKILSYDYIVICMFYIVLAMTGIFAFEHVEDLYTLNFLPDQENSKDFLSGLYVVIDYFLSLFPVFTLSTSFPVIAVTLKNNLQILFLDMSRYESYNLCIRALFPLMTILPSFCVAYLTDSLSTLVAFTGSYAGTGIQYIIPVCLLYFSRRTCTELLGSGIVNHFQSPFKSNGWLILVLIWSVICVVLVSINLFH; encoded by the exons ATGCCAAGTGAAAGGGAAAGAGTTGTACCTGTGGCTTCGGCCTCCTATTCAAATCTG GttggctttatttttatattcaatctTATTGTTGGAACGGGAGCATTAACACTTCCTGGAGTATTTGCGAAGGCAGGATGGTTTCTCGGCTTGGTCGTAATATTATTGCTGGCAATTATGAGTTACATGACAGtcacatttattattgaagCGATGGCTGGAgccaatgcaataaaaaattggCAGAATCTACAGGTTCGGCGGCGCACTCGAAACTCGATTGGAAACAGCGATGATGAAAGAGATCTGGAGTCCACTCCACTGATTGGATCTGGTGCCGAGGAGAGTCATTATTACCAACTAACGCACAAATTTGAATTGGGTGAAATGgcttcattatttttcaacGACTTTGGACGCGTcctattttatttgtgctttATTGTTTATCTCTTTGGAGACTTGAGCATTTATTCAGCAGCGGTATCTAGAAGCTTGCGCGATATTATATG CGAACACGATCGCTCAAATAGTTCAGATATCTCGATTGTAGAATCGAAAACTATGTACCAGCCTGGTAATTTCCAAAGTAAGGGAAACCACACATGCTGGAAGGATCATAGTATATCTCGGATACACATGTATCGGATAATATTAATTGCGTTTAATGTGATTTTCGGTCCAATCATTTTGTGTGGCATTCAGAAAacgaaatatttgcaaatgttGACTGCGATCTTCCGTTGGCTGG cgTTTACATTCATGATCTGCATTGCCACAAAGTTGCTCATCACTGATGGTGCCAAGGGACATCCTGTTGGCGTCAATTTCTATGGATCTCCTCCCTTATTTGGCGCTTGTGTCTATTCGTTTATGTGCCACCATTCGTTGCCTAGTTTACTGGCACCACTTAGAAATAAGTCAAAGGTATCAAAAATTCTCTCATATGATTACATTGTCATTTGTATGTTCTATATTGTTTTAGCTATGACaggcatttttgcatttgagcACGTTGAAGATCTCTACACACTCAATTTTCTGCCCGATCAAGAAAACTCGAAAGATTTCTTGTCTGGTTTATATGTTGTCATTGACTACTTTCTATCCTTATTCCCGGTGTTTACGTTATCAACAAGCTTTCCAGTTATCGCAGTGACGCTCAAAAATAATCTACAAATTCTATTTCTCGATATGTCACGATATGAATCGTATAATTTGTGCATTCGTGCTTTGTTTCCACTTATGACGATTTTACCATCATTTTGTGTGGCATATTTAACCGACAGTCTCTCTACACTTGTGGCATTTACGGGCAGCTATGCTGGAACTGGAATTCAATACATAATACCAGTTTGTTTGCTATATTTCTCAAGGCGAACGTGTACTGAGCTTTTGGGTAGTGGTATCGTTAACCATTTTCAGAGTCCGTTCAAATCAAATGGATGGTTAATATTGGTTTTAATTTGGTCTGTCATTTGTGTCGTCCTAGTGTCCATCAATTTGTTCCATTGA